Part of the Vigna angularis cultivar LongXiaoDou No.4 chromosome 1, ASM1680809v1, whole genome shotgun sequence genome, aatttaacataaatatataccTGCAAGTTCATATACGAATCAACAGAAACCAGATaccctgaaaaaaaaaacatggaagacatgataaacaaaatgaaatcCATGCAGTATCTGACGACCTAAGGAATACACACTGAAACGAAGCGTTTAGCAGTGAAATAACAGTAGAAAAAATGATCCTTAACAAAGCAACTTACCCTTGTACTCCATTCCCCATTTGAGTTTCACAATTACTGGCTTCCCAGTCAAATTATTCAAGAAAGGCTTGGGATTAACTGGTACAGTCTGCAAAACACGAAGTAAAAATGAAACTTaaacaaattagaaaataagGCACAATCAATCACACACTGTGATCTTCTATACTCAAACAACATTGGCTTAGTGCCAGAAGCAGAGGTAAAATCGGAAACGCTCAGTTATGGAGATGCGGGTTATGTTAATGAAATGCATGGAAGATGATGAACGAGAGAGGGAATGAGAAGGTACTCACAGCCATAGTAGAATGTTATGCTATGCTCTACGAGATCGTAACTGAAACCTGCTACTATGAAGCTGCGAGGGCACAAACT contains:
- the LOC108322113 gene encoding probable small nuclear ribonucleoprotein F, whose amino-acid sequence is MATVPVNPKPFLNNLTGKPVIVKLKWGMEYKGYLVSVDSYMNLQLANTEEYIEGQFTGNLGEILIRCNNVLYLRGVPEDEEIEDAAED